Part of the Nicotiana tabacum cultivar K326 chromosome 20, ASM71507v2, whole genome shotgun sequence genome, GGGTCTCCTAATCTCAAACTAatccataaataataataatttacagGAATAAAGAAAGAGTCTGGGGAACTGACAACCATTACAGACTAATTGAATAACGACATTTTCAATATTGCGGGACAATGTTCCCTATATCTTTTCTCAGGGGAATGACCTTTACTCCAGTTTCCTCATTAACAAAAATATCAATTTAGCTACAGCCTACAAGTAGGCCACATTGCATAACAGAAATTCTACATTCGCATTTAAAAGCACAATTCATTGCATTCATATTTCATAGCATAAAACCATTACCATGTGAAACAGCTACATGAACGTTTATCAAAATCCAAAACTTTCTCAGATAGCAGTAAATCCATAACAATTCCTAAACCAAAACCATACTCAAATTCAAACAGTACCAACAGGAATAAAAGCAGATGCCATAAATGGAAATAGGAATTTTAACGGTAAGATTTCTGGAACCTAGCACGAGCACCACGACCACCAAACTTCTTAGGCTCACACCTTCTCGGATCAGCAACAAGCAAAGTCCTGTCATACCTAACCAAAATATCCTTAATCTCCTTCTTCTGCTGCTCATCCACATACTTCTGGTAAAAAGCAACCAGCGCCTTCGCTATCGACTGACGAATAGCGTAGATCTGAGAAGTGTGACCTCCTCCTTTGACGCGGATTCGCATGTCGACTCCGGCGAACCGGTGGCGACCTAAGAGGAGGATTGGTTCGAAGGCTTTGTACCGGAGGATTTCGGGTTGAACGAGCTCGATTGGTACACCGTTGATCTTAATCAGGCCGCGGCCGCGCTTGCAGTGTGTTACTGCTACCGCCGTCTTCTTTCGACCGAAACATTGGACTGATTCCACCGCCGCTGGTGCCGCGTTCATTGTTCTGCTTTTGTTTGGTTTGCTCGCACTCTTCCGCTGGAAAATGACCTAACCTAAAATGAAAATACCTGAGGTTTTTGTAGATGGAGGGATAAAAATCTTATATATGTGTATGAAATAGATTAGGGTTTGTATCGGGCTCGTGGAGGAAATGGGCCACTGGTCCTTAAATTGGGCTTTCTTGTCTCAAGTCTCTTtttcgtaaaaatagcacggtatagtcagttttcagattggtcattcaaaaatagccagtgtttacgaagtcaatgaaaaatagtcactattttgctgcaacagagactggtccgacataatatactggagttcggtgcacctgtgtatgacctccagcatattatgttggaccggtatactttgctgactctagtataatatactggagactggagcaccaaTACTCCA contains:
- the LOC107782068 gene encoding small ribosomal subunit protein uS9, giving the protein MNAAPAAVESVQCFGRKKTAVAVTHCKRGRGLIKINGVPIELVQPEILRYKAFEPILLLGRHRFAGVDMRIRVKGGGHTSQIYAIRQSIAKALVAFYQKYVDEQQKKEIKDILVRYDRTLLVADPRRCEPKKFGGRGARARFQKSYR